The nucleotide sequence TAGTTTCTGTTACCTACTATGGCTTGGTACGTCCTGAGGGTTTCCAAATAAAGGCCTCGTCAGATGCTGAGGACGCAGCCTGGTTTAACCTAAACAAGCTCCCTACCCTTGCTTTCGACCATGGGCATATTATCCAAACGGCACTGGAAAGGCTCAGGGGGAAAGTTACCTATGAACCTGTGGGCTTCGAACTGCTTGAACCAAAATTCCCCTTCTCAGATCTTGAAAAGCTCTATATGGCTATTCTTAACCGGGATTTAGACCGGAGGAACTTCAAAAGAAAAATAATGAAACTAGGCGTGGTTGTGGAATTGGATGAACTAGCGTCCTCTGAAGGTGCCGGAAGGCCTGGTCACTTGTATAAGTTTGATAAAGAAAAATTCCTAAACCTGAAAAAAGAGGGTTTTGTATTCGATATAGTCATTTAATTTTTAACACATTACATAACTTCGGCATATTTGCGTAAAAAAAACACAAGTTTAATTTGCAGATTAAAATTTTTACCACTTAATTTGTGTCATATAAACGCAAATAGAAAATGAAATCAACAGGCGTAATAATTGCAAGGTTCCAGACACCTTACCTACACGAAGGGCATTATGAATTAATCTCTCGGGTAAAAGAAAAGCATAATAAAGTAGTGATTGTCTTAGGGGTGAGCCCTGTAAAAGGATCTTTAAGAAACCCTTTGGATTTCTATACAAGGGAGAAAATGGTAAAAAAAGAATTTCCCGACGTAGTGGTTCTTCCTCTTGCTGATACCCGAAATGATGAACGTTGGTCTCTGAATTTGGACACATTATTATCCATAACTTTCCCAAGTGAAAAGTTTCTTTTATATGGTTCTAGAGACAGTTTCATCTCTTACTATTCAGGAAGGTTAGAGACAGAAGAAATACCACAGAAGGGGGCATTGACAGCAACAGCGCTCAGGGAGCAGATAAGCGATTGCGTAAGAGATTCAGAAGACTTTAGGTGCGGGATCATTTATGCTTATGCCAATATGTACCCCAAGGCCTACCCTACTGTAGATGTAGCGCTGTTCAGGGACAATTATTCATCAATCCTACTCGGTTTCAGGGAGGAAGAGGGAAAATGGAGGTTGCCGGGTGGTTTTACTGACCCTGAAGATGATGACTATGAATCTGCTGCTTTAAGGGAGCTGCAGGAAGAATGTGGCAACCTCGAAGTTTCTGACCTGAAGTATGAAAAAAGCTTCAAAGTAAATGACTGGAGGTACAGAAAAGAAAGTGATAAAATTATAACCTTACTGTTTAGTTGCTCCTATGCTTACGGTAATGCCAAGGCCGGAGATGACCTGGACAAGGTCCAGTGGTTTTCCCTGGAAGAAGTGGCCTCCATGATGGAAGCTGGAGAAGTGGCCACCGAGCATTTCCCACAACTGAATCTGCTGAACAGCAAATATGCAAAAATGACAACTTTAAACACCTAATGCTATGAACACTACTAAAAAAGAAAACCTCATTTTATTGGCTGACGCATATAAGTACTCTCACCACAAGTTGTACTATCCAGGAACCACTAAAATCTACTCTTATCTAGAAAGCCGCGGAGGCGTTTTTGATGAAACTGTTTTCTATGGACTCCAATATTATCTAAAAAAATACCTGGAAGGACAGGTAATAACCAAGGCAGATATAGATGAAGCCGAAGAAGTCCTGACGCAGGTGTTTGGCCGTGATGATGTTTTTGACAGGTCTATTTTTGACTACATAGTTGACAAATATGACGGAAAGCTTCCTGTCAGGATCAAGGCTGTTAAGGAAGGGGTTTCTGTACCTGTCTCAAATGTTATGCTAACCATTGAAAGCACAGACCCTAAGTGTTTCTGGCTTACTAATTTTCTTGAAACAGTTCTTATGCAGATATGGTATCCGATTACCGTTGCAACACTTTCTAGGGAAATCAAGAAAGTAATCAGCCTATATTACGCAGAAACTGCATCTGAAGGGGCCGAAGCTGGAATACCTTTTGTGCTCAACGATTTCGGTTTCCGCGGAGTGAGTTCGGTGGAAAGCGGAGGCCTTGGAGGGTCAGCCCACCTCATCAATTTTAAAGGGAGCGACACTATTTTAGGTTCTGTGTTTGCCAAAAGGTTTTATAAGGCCAAAGAGATAGCCGGAGTATCTGTACCTGCCACAGAGCACTCTATCTGCACGTTGCTCGGAGAAAAAGGGGAAAAAGATATTTTTAAGCACGTGCTGGACACTTTCCCATCCGGGATTGTAGCCTGTGTTTCTGATTCTTTCAACATTTTCAGGGCATGTGAAGAATATTGGGGCGAGGATTTGAAGGAAAAAGTCATGGAAAGAAACGGTACCTTGGTGATACGCCCTGACTCAGGCGATCCTGTACAGACGCTTTTGAAGGTTTTTGAAATCCTCTTCACGAAATTCGGTTTTAGCCTCAATGAAAAAGGATACAAAGTGCTTCCACCTCAAATCAGGGTCATACAGGGAGACGGGATAAACTATGACAGCATAAAAGAAATCTATGCCAGCTTAAAGGAAAACGGCATTTCTGCTGAAAACCTTGTGCTTGGTATGGGTGGCGCCTTGCTACAGAAGGTGGACAGGGATACGCAAAAATTTGCGATAAAGTGTTCTTATGCCGAAGTGAACGGAGAAGAAGTACAAGTGAGGAAGTCACCGGTTGAAATGGACGACAAGGGCAACATAGTTAAATCCTTCAAAAAATCTAAAGGCGGAAAACTAAAGCTCGTCTTGGAAAACGGTAGATATTCGACAGTGGCCGAAAATGAATTCCCTGAGCTGCCTGACCAACTAGAGGTGGTTTTTGAAAATGGCGAAATCAAAAAGGAACACACATTTGAAGAGATCAGGGATAGAGCCGCACTTGCTGAAAATAAAGCTGTGGCTGTTTAAGCCTGAAACAGGCAATAGAAATATTCAACCTTGTTATTCGTGAGGCAAATCTTTTTTAAAATAATGTAGAGGCGTTGCATGCTGCAATGCCTCTACATTATGTCTCAGATACCATACCAAAGGAAACAAATGTTGGCGTTCACCCTCCCTTATTTTAATTAAAACCTTGCCATTACCCTTAGATTAAAGAACCTTTGAGAAAGTGTATTGGGAATAGCATAGCTGTTAGACTCGAGGTCGTTGACCCATAAATAGGAAATAGTGTTGTTCGCCCCCGTAAGGTTTAATACTTCCAAACTGATCCAAAGAGATTCAAAAAAAGTAGAACGGTCTACCGAGCGGTCCACAAAGCTGATCAATTTAGAAAAGCCTATATCTACCCTATGGTAAAATGGCATATTAAAAGCCGCACGGTACTCTACCGAATTTGGCGGACCAAAAGGAAGTCCACTACCAAAGACCGTCTTCAAGTACATTTTCATAGAAGGGTTGTTAGGTATATGGTCTTGGAAAAACATGGAAAAAGTGACCCTTTGGTCAGTAGGCCTTCTAATGTAGCCACGTCCATCGCCTTCCACATTTTCACGGGTTGTCAAAAGACCAAGGCTGATCCATGATTCAGCACCCCGGATAAATTCCCCACTCACCCTGAAATCTGCACCCGCAGCATAGGCAGTCGCCACATTGTCCCCAAAATAACGTAAGCGGACATTGTCCATGTCATAGGGGATTACATTGGTCATATACTTAAAGTAGGCTTCGCTAATAAACTTAAAAGTCCTGCCCCAAGCGGTAAACAACAGGTCGCTCCCTACAATGGCATGGTAAGACGTTTGCGCACGGATATCGTGGTTGATCTGCCCTTCCCTATTTCTTAGTTCACGGTAAAATGGAGGCTGCTGGTAAACCCCGCCTGCAAACTTCAATATCAGGTCTTTTTTACTTTTGGGGGCTATACTGTACTGTATCCTTGGACTGACCAACAACTGGTTGTTAAAGCTCCAGTAGTTTAACCGCACCCCGTAGGTCAGCAATTGGTTTGTATCCGGCTTAATGGTATGCTGCGCAAACACCTGAGTCCTCTGAGAAGTCAGGTTTATTTCGTTGTTCATATAATAGGCCATTTCCACATAACCTGCAGAATCGACCCATCCATACTCCATAAGACGGTCATTAATGTCTTCAAAGGTTTGGGTAAAGCCTACTTCAATACTGTTCTTTTTATTAAGGACTATTTCATTCTGGCTGGTAATATTAAGGGCCTGGGCAGTCAACCGGTTTCTGGCGTGGTCCATTCCCCCACCAATCCCCCTGGTAAAGGCACAATTGTTAAAATCACCGTCCCTTACGATATCGCAAAACCTATAAGCGTATTCTACATCAAAAAACTCCCTTTCTTGAGACAAAAAACCAGATACAATAAGGTTGGTCCTGAATTTTTGGTCTTTGGTTCTATGCGAAAATTTTATCCCTCCCTGCCACGTATCATAGTCCAACACTTCTTGGCCGCCAAAAGCCACCTGCAGATTCATAGGTTCGAAAAAAGTACCAAACCGGGTTTCTCTTGTGGCTGGTATAACATTGTAACGGTTACGGGCATAAGAGCCCAATAGGCTAATGGTCGTTCTTTTCTCAAAATCAAGGGAGTCTTTTCGCTTGGTAAGGTCAAAAGTTATGAATGACTGCACATCATGAAACCGGGGAAAATACTCTCCTTCTACAGGCAATGAGTTTAAAAGATACTGGCTAGACTTTTGTCTGGCACCTATCACCCAACTGACCCGTCTATTTTTTGAAGAGTTCTCAAGATGGGCCGTTCCTCCCAACAGACCGGCGGAAACAGAACCCTTGAACCTAGTTGGGTCTTTATACTTAATGGCAAGCACAGAAGAAAGCTTGTCCCCATACCTTGGCTGCCATCCCCCAGCAGAGAAGCTCACATCTTCCACCAGATCGGGGTTTACAAAGCTCAACCCCTCCTGCTGTCCTGCACGCACCAAAAAAGGACGGTAAATTTCTATTTCATTAACATATACCAGGTTTTCGTCAAAGCTACCTCCACGTACTGCATATTGCGAAGAAAGCTCATTGTTGGACATTACCCCCGGAAGGGTGGCTAAAACACGGTTAAAGTCATTGAAAGCCGAAGGAACATACTTGGGGACTTTAGGGTCTAATTTAAAAGTACTGGCTTGCCGCCGTTCATCTTTATACCGTTGGCGCTGGCCTTCGATTTCCACATGATCCAGCTCATAGATATCCTCTTCAAGAGCTATGTCCATCTTGTACACTTTTTCTTCCAGGGCATCCAGAGTATAGCTTTTGAATTTGTACCCCGTGTAAAAGAAAGTAAAAGTATACGTTTTTCCGACAGGCACACTAAAGCTAAAACTTCCTTGCTCATCCGTAATAGCAGAGGCACCCGTCTCCTCAACAAATACGTTGACAAGTTCAAGCGCTTTGCCGTCCTCATCGGTTACTGCGCCCTCAAAGACAGCGTTTTGACCGTAGGATAATAAAGTTCCTGAAAGTAAAAAAAATAATATTATGAAAAGCTTTGAACTCATCTATGCGGTTGAACGTTCATCTGGCAGGCTTATTATACCTGTTGCTTGAGATCAACGATAACCTGAGCGGGATTTTCTGCATTAAATACAAAGCTACCCGCCACAAGAACCTCTGCCCCACAGCTAATCAATTCTTTGGCATTTTTATTATTTACACCACCATCTATTTCTATTAGCGTTGAAGCATTGTTCTCTTCGATCATTGACTTTAACTTTCTTACCTTATCATAGGTCTTTGGAATGAATTTTTGTCCTCCAAAACCAGGGTTTACCGACATAAGGCAAACCAAATCTATATCCGCAATGATATCTTCTAATACATGTACAGGCGTATGAGGATTAAGTGCAACACCAGCTTTGCAGCCCAAGTCTTTTATTTCCTGAAGGGTTCTGTGCAAATGTGGGCAAGCTTCGTAATGCACGGTAATATTTGCAGCTCCTGCTTTTTTAAACTGTTCCAGATACTTTTCAGGTTGTACGATCATAAGATGTACGTCCAAGGGCTTTTGGGCATATTTGTTAATGGCCTCTAAAACAGGAAAGCCAAATGAAATATTGGGAACAAAAACCCCGTCCATTATATCTATATGAAACCAGTCGGCCTGACTGTTGTTGATCATCTCTATGTCTGAATGAAGTCTGGCAAAGTCTGCTGCCAGTACTGAGGGAGCTATTATCGGATTCATGACAGCAAAAATAAAGAAAAGAAAGAAAACAATTCGCTCTTTTTAAAAAAATTGCTCCTAATAAAAAATTTCAGTTACCTTAAGTATTAAACCTGAAATATGCATTAGAGCTTTCTATTGCGTGGCAAAATAACTTCAGATCAGACGCTTCGTTTGCATTTGGTTTTTTAACCATAGAGCCACGCCACTATGCTTTGCAAACCCAATATGCTTTTTTTTGTTCTTTTGTCCTTCATAACGAATTCTAAAGCAACCCAGGTTAAATAAACTCCGACAGGTAAAAAAGCCAGTCAAGGTTTTACCTCTCCTTTAGAAGAAACAAAAAAAGGTAGCCGCTAAACTACCTTTTTTTATACTATTAATGATACTGAGGCTCTTCTACTTGACTTTTCTTCCTTCTTCCTCCACCACGTTTCTTCACATCAACATCAAGTTCTTTCAATAGGTTAAAAAGCTTTCCATTTTGGGCACTCAATGGATATTCTCCGAAAAGTTCGTTAAAAATTTCAGCTTTCAAATCTACAATCGTTCCGGTCAATCCTGTCTTGGGCTCTTCTAGACCATTTTCGGTTCTAACTAACATGGTCTTCCCCTCTTTGATCAGGTTTAAATATTTTACAATGTTTGACATAATTAAAGTTTATAGATTTTATTTATAAAGAGGTAAATTTATTTTAAAATTAAATGTATTTCAACCTTTACAAGAAAATAAATACGAGTTAAAAATATGTACAAAACACCCTGTAACAATGCCTCTTACACCAATGCAAGCTACATACTCATAAATAACAAATTTGCAAAGACAGACACACATTTAAACCACCGAACAACAAAATTGTTTATATAAAAAAACTGCCTCTATTTTCTTCTTTAAAAATGCATATTTGTCATTATTCACTATAAAACAATTTGCTCTTCTGTTACTTCAATTTTCTCATACAAATTGTTGTTCTAAATGAAAAGTCCTCATACTCGACATAGTTTACCTTTGCTCCAAAACTCGGTTTTAAATTAAACATAAACTCCCCTTAAACTGGTTATGCATATATGAATTAGCACAAGTATATGAAACTGGAAGTACTATCAAATGTTTTACTTATACCATTGATCATAATACTCATTTCTTGCAACAGTGAGAAATCAGAAAGAAATGATTATAGTACAAAGTCCATTTTATCAGAACCAAAGAATGCTGAAATACCAACAGAGTATATAGACACCCTGAGCATTGACACCTTACTTTTAAAGCACCAATATTATAGACCGTGGCAGGAGAATATACATGCCTATTATAGTAAAAGGGACTATCAATTAGCTTGGTCTAGAAATGGTCAGTTAATACCTCAGGTAAGCATGTTTTTAAATATCATTATCAACTTAGACAAGCATGGGTTAATCAGTGACCTGGAAGAAAGTAGCCGAATAAAAGATTTACACCATTTTGTCAGAGACCATCCCCACCCTGAATCGGATTTGGCGGTAACTGCAAGGAAGAGCTTAGACATATTTTTAACAGCCTCTTTTTTCAAACATGCCAGTCAAATGTGGGGCGGAGTAATCGATCCAGAAGAAGCTAAATTGGAATGGTACACAGACCCCAAAGAAATAACTTATGACGAGAAATTAGACTCTATAATTGACAATACAGAAAAATATAGAAATCCCTTTTTAGAATATGAACCCTTGCACCCAGAATATAAAAAACTAAAAATTGTACTGGACAAGTACAAAGAAATCAACAGAAATGGCGGCTGGCCTATGGTAGAACCGGTAAACAAGCAGTTAATTAAAGGCGATACCGGAGAAGTAATAGTTAAACTTAAAAAACGCTTGTTTGCAGGCGGAGATTTGCCTGTTATGTCTGAAAGTAACTTATTTGACGCCCATGTAAAAAAAGCTGTAAAATCTTTTCAGGAAAGACATGGGCTAAAACCTGATGGGATTGTTAAAGGCAAAACATTAAAAGAAATTAACAAACCGGTTTCCGAACGTATTACACAGATTATTATCAATATGG is from Cytophagaceae bacterium ABcell3 and encodes:
- a CDS encoding NUDIX domain-containing protein, with protein sequence MDFKQDILLTVDAVLFGYNREEGLSVLLIKRRLEPFIHHWALPGGFVRDKESLEDAVLRELKEEAGVEVNYLEQLFTFGTPDRDPRQRVVSVTYYGLVRPEGFQIKASSDAEDAAWFNLNKLPTLAFDHGHIIQTALERLRGKVTYEPVGFELLEPKFPFSDLEKLYMAILNRDLDRRNFKRKIMKLGVVVELDELASSEGAGRPGHLYKFDKEKFLNLKKEGFVFDIVI
- a CDS encoding NUDIX domain-containing protein — translated: MKSTGVIIARFQTPYLHEGHYELISRVKEKHNKVVIVLGVSPVKGSLRNPLDFYTREKMVKKEFPDVVVLPLADTRNDERWSLNLDTLLSITFPSEKFLLYGSRDSFISYYSGRLETEEIPQKGALTATALREQISDCVRDSEDFRCGIIYAYANMYPKAYPTVDVALFRDNYSSILLGFREEEGKWRLPGGFTDPEDDDYESAALRELQEECGNLEVSDLKYEKSFKVNDWRYRKESDKIITLLFSCSYAYGNAKAGDDLDKVQWFSLEEVASMMEAGEVATEHFPQLNLLNSKYAKMTTLNT
- a CDS encoding nicotinate phosphoribosyltransferase, giving the protein MNTTKKENLILLADAYKYSHHKLYYPGTTKIYSYLESRGGVFDETVFYGLQYYLKKYLEGQVITKADIDEAEEVLTQVFGRDDVFDRSIFDYIVDKYDGKLPVRIKAVKEGVSVPVSNVMLTIESTDPKCFWLTNFLETVLMQIWYPITVATLSREIKKVISLYYAETASEGAEAGIPFVLNDFGFRGVSSVESGGLGGSAHLINFKGSDTILGSVFAKRFYKAKEIAGVSVPATEHSICTLLGEKGEKDIFKHVLDTFPSGIVACVSDSFNIFRACEEYWGEDLKEKVMERNGTLVIRPDSGDPVQTLLKVFEILFTKFGFSLNEKGYKVLPPQIRVIQGDGINYDSIKEIYASLKENGISAENLVLGMGGALLQKVDRDTQKFAIKCSYAEVNGEEVQVRKSPVEMDDKGNIVKSFKKSKGGKLKLVLENGRYSTVAENEFPELPDQLEVVFENGEIKKEHTFEEIRDRAALAENKAVAV
- a CDS encoding carboxypeptidase-like regulatory domain-containing protein, with the translated sequence MSSKLFIILFFLLSGTLLSYGQNAVFEGAVTDEDGKALELVNVFVEETGASAITDEQGSFSFSVPVGKTYTFTFFYTGYKFKSYTLDALEEKVYKMDIALEEDIYELDHVEIEGQRQRYKDERRQASTFKLDPKVPKYVPSAFNDFNRVLATLPGVMSNNELSSQYAVRGGSFDENLVYVNEIEIYRPFLVRAGQQEGLSFVNPDLVEDVSFSAGGWQPRYGDKLSSVLAIKYKDPTRFKGSVSAGLLGGTAHLENSSKNRRVSWVIGARQKSSQYLLNSLPVEGEYFPRFHDVQSFITFDLTKRKDSLDFEKRTTISLLGSYARNRYNVIPATRETRFGTFFEPMNLQVAFGGQEVLDYDTWQGGIKFSHRTKDQKFRTNLIVSGFLSQEREFFDVEYAYRFCDIVRDGDFNNCAFTRGIGGGMDHARNRLTAQALNITSQNEIVLNKKNSIEVGFTQTFEDINDRLMEYGWVDSAGYVEMAYYMNNEINLTSQRTQVFAQHTIKPDTNQLLTYGVRLNYWSFNNQLLVSPRIQYSIAPKSKKDLILKFAGGVYQQPPFYRELRNREGQINHDIRAQTSYHAIVGSDLLFTAWGRTFKFISEAYFKYMTNVIPYDMDNVRLRYFGDNVATAYAAGADFRVSGEFIRGAESWISLGLLTTRENVEGDGRGYIRRPTDQRVTFSMFFQDHIPNNPSMKMYLKTVFGSGLPFGPPNSVEYRAAFNMPFYHRVDIGFSKLISFVDRSVDRSTFFESLWISLEVLNLTGANNTISYLWVNDLESNSYAIPNTLSQRFFNLRVMARF
- the rpe gene encoding ribulose-phosphate 3-epimerase; this translates as MNPIIAPSVLAADFARLHSDIEMINNSQADWFHIDIMDGVFVPNISFGFPVLEAINKYAQKPLDVHLMIVQPEKYLEQFKKAGAANITVHYEACPHLHRTLQEIKDLGCKAGVALNPHTPVHVLEDIIADIDLVCLMSVNPGFGGQKFIPKTYDKVRKLKSMIEENNASTLIEIDGGVNNKNAKELISCGAEVLVAGSFVFNAENPAQVIVDLKQQV
- a CDS encoding L,D-transpeptidase family protein encodes the protein MKLEVLSNVLLIPLIIILISCNSEKSERNDYSTKSILSEPKNAEIPTEYIDTLSIDTLLLKHQYYRPWQENIHAYYSKRDYQLAWSRNGQLIPQVSMFLNIIINLDKHGLISDLEESSRIKDLHHFVRDHPHPESDLAVTARKSLDIFLTASFFKHASQMWGGVIDPEEAKLEWYTDPKEITYDEKLDSIIDNTEKYRNPFLEYEPLHPEYKKLKIVLDKYKEINRNGGWPMVEPVNKQLIKGDTGEVIVKLKKRLFAGGDLPVMSESNLFDAHVKKAVKSFQERHGLKPDGIVKGKTLKEINKPVSERITQIIINMERWRWVPERISDSYIIVNIPEFKLHVYEPGKDTWQMNVIVGKAATHTPVFNDEINHIVFSPSWTLPKTIAVEEILPALKRNPDFLESRNMELFDGNLDNPIQADTIRWDTINEENFRFTIRQKPGLNNALGRVKFMFPNRFMVYLHDTPYGKLFSEEERDFSYGCIRVEEPVLLAQHLLKGQGNWTNERITEAMNSEEEIYVKLQKKMPVYIVYFTTWVDDNDHVHFRNDIYGHDEKLSQLYYNKLHD